In Ciconia boyciana chromosome 5, ASM3463844v1, whole genome shotgun sequence, the DNA window GCGGATCACGTGGTGAGGAGCGCTGCCACGCCCCCCCCTTCCTCCGCTCGGGGCCGGGAtggagccggggccggggccggggccggggccggggccggggcggtggggcCCGGCCGCCTGCGTTCTGACCGGCGCCTCCCGCGGCTTCGGCCGCAGCCTGGCGCGGCTGCTGGCTCCGCGGCTCGGCGAGGGCtcgctgctggtgctgctggcgCGCTCGGCGGCCCCGCTGGCCGAGCTGGCGGCCGAGCTGCGGGCTGGCGGCAGCGGGCTGAGGGTGGAGTGCCTGGCCGCCGACCTGGGCTGCGAGCAGGGGCTGCGACGGGCGGCCGCTGCCCTGCGGGAGGtgctgcccgccgccccgcccggccgcctGCTCCTCGTCAACAACGCCGGTAACAACGCGCCCCCCCCAGGCCCTccgcccccccggggcagcggggctcggCCCCCGCCGGCCCTCCCTTGGTCCTGCAGCGGCTGAGCCGAGGCTTGATCCGTGCTTTGGGTGCCAGGAACGAACCGAACCGAGTAAAGGAGCAGCAGGGATTTCACCCTGTCTGGATCTTATGGTTTCCTTAAAGTAAAGAATtcggggagcagagcagggagggttCGCTCCCGGGGCCACCGGGCTTTGCTGCTGGCAAGGTTTTACCCGTTACTCATGGCCCAGGACCAGTTGGCCACCCTCTGCACCCTCCGCTCGGCTCCCCGAGCACAAACCTTCCAAAAAGCTTCTAGCCCTGCCGTGGGCGTGCTTTGCTTGCAATCCTTAACGCCTGTTGGCTTTAGTGCCTTTTTTCACCCATGACCGCTATATATAAGACCACGTCTTCCAGTAGGTAATAGGCGCTACAGGAGTTTGCTCTTTTAGTGACTTGGTCCCGAAAGAGGGACATGCAGGAGAGCGCGTGGTGGCCCGTGGGGACGTTGTACTTcaggctggaggctgggagCTGTTTGTGTTGGCAGAGGATCGGCAGGACGGGTCCGTGTCCCATGTCACCTCTGTTGGTTCAGCACGTGACCCAAAAGCGATGAGCAGAGCCGGGCTGTGCTGAGCTCCTCGCTCTGCTGTGAGACCCTGCTAGAGGCTGGGCCAGCAAAGCTGCTCGCTTTTGTCTGTAATAGGGTGTTGCACGTGGAAACGTGGGAGCAAAAGGGATCCGCTGTGTTGTTGAACCCATCTTTAACCACTCCAGCCTCATTTGTCCTTCATTCCTAGGCTCCCTGGGAGATGTTTCTAAATCCTTCCTCGATCTCACCAACCCAGACGAGATCAACAGCTACTTCGCCTTCAACGTCACCTCGGCGCTCTGCCTCACCTCCACCGCCCTGCAAGCCTTCGGGAAACGGCCCGGCTCGAGCAGGACGGTGGTGAACATCTCCTCGCTCTGTGCCGTGAAGCCCTTCAAGAACTGGGCGCTGTACTGCAGCGGGAAGGCTTCCCGGGACATGATGTTCCAGGTGCTGGCGCTGGAGGAGCCCGATGTCCGTGTGCTCAACTACGCCCCAGGTGAGGAGGGGAGCTCATTAATTGCTATTAATTGTCTCCTGGCTTTGTGGATAAAAGATTCTTGCAGCCGAACCAGGTACAGAGGGAAAATGAGccccagcttttgctttctccttatgtggtttcttttttgttgctctttccCTAGGTCCTCTGGACACGGACATGCAGCTCTTGGCCCGGACTAAGACCGGAGACCCTGTGATGCGTCAGTATTTCCAAAGCCTGCAGGAGAGCGGCCAGCTGATAGACTGCACCGTGTCGGCCCAGAAGCTGGTCACGCTCCTGGAGGAGGACACCTTCTGCTCCGGCGCCCATGTGGATTTCTATGACATCTGAGTTACTCTCGCCTCCAGCCTCACcttcatgctttgctttctgcttctgtccGCCGAGCTGCGTCTTGGGTGCCTCCAGTGTGTTTGGTGACCTTGTTTGGTCAGGACCGGGACCTTTGGAAAGTCCTGGGTGCTGTGCAGCTTTCAAGAGAAGACCTCTGGGTGCCTTATCAATACTCCCAGTGCCccgatggggatgggggggaagttattgctttgctgtgctgtagCCATCGAGCCCCCCTGGGTACCCACCGGCAGGAGCGGGGATTTCTCAGCTGCTGGGGACGAGGGAGCAgaggtggcttttccaaggGAACAGGCATGGAGGCTTAAAGCTCTCCTGCGCAGGAGTGTGTGCGAGCCAAGGAGGTACCGAGCCATGCGAGGCCAGGTCAGAAACCCACCCCAGAAGGTCTCAAAGAAGCCAACAGTAGGGTTAGAGCTGCATGTCCCCGTGTCTGTCCCCGTTGCCCCGCAGGAGCTGTGTGCTCAGCACCGGAGCGAGTCACCAAAGGGTAAAAGAGCCATTCCCAGGGCCAGAGCTGGTGGCTGTCACTCCAGAGCCCTGACTCTCCGTCCCCTGTCTCACCAGTGGCTTGTCCAGGATCTCCTGCATTTCTGGGATCGTCTCGCTGTGAATTTTGTGCGTTAAGACACGGAGCAGAGCCTGTCCCTGTGGTTTTTGCACAAAGGCAGTAAATCACCAGGAGGGGGAGCTGGCCGTGGAGGAGATGGGAATTTTGGGTGCCTAGCTGGGGCCACCAGCTTACATAAACCTGTGCACAAGCACCGCACCGATTAGAGCACATCTGAGACACAGCCCTGAATTCATGCCATGCTCCTGTTTGCAGGTTCTGGGTCGAACCCTGGATCTGGGGCTTCAGCCCCTCCTGGgttgttcttttaattatttgtggggttttaTCCTCACTTTTTCATCAGGTTCCAGGAGGCACAGGCACTCATAGACTTGCCCTTCTAGAAAGCAGCCAATCTGCAGTGTGTGTTGATGCAGGAGAGCTTCTTTGAAGtgcagcagcatcccctgcGCATCCTTGAAATGCCCGGTGTCTCTCTGCTCTCAGCGACAGCAACCTTCCTGCAGTAGTCTTCTGTCTCGGCCCTCTATTTCAAATCTTGTCTACCTGAATCTACCTGAGTCATTAAAAGTTTCGTGTCTGGTCTGGGTCTTCTGCTGTATCTTTAAAAGTGGATAAACTTTtgggagggtgggaggagagggccTGGGTTAAGCACTGTCTTCATCCAACAAGGCACCACGCGTGCCCTCCTGGAGTCCTGATCATCCATCTCTGAGCCATTTCATTAACTCTGTGTTAACTTAATCCTGTCAAGCTCAAAAAAACCTTTCTCTCTAGCTAGTCTGCTGCTTGGTTTCATCTTCCCTCTATGCCTGGGAAACTCCTTATTAGCAAACCCCCCTCTGCTGCTCGCTACACTGGCAACGGAGTTGTTTTTCCAGGGTTTGATGCCTGGTGGTGTTTAATGTGGTCTGTGAAACCTGgatggacctgctgctgctaaaaatcccccatctcctccccctGCATCCATGTGGGCTTGTCCCATCCCCTCTTGGGCAGAAATCCTCTTTGGGGATCTGATTCTCTGCAAAAAATAACCCCAGTGCTCAGAGCTGGGGGTGCCAAGTCCTGCCCTTACAGGGTCGCAGACCACGGGCTGGCCAGAGGCTGGGCTGAAGGTGGAAGAATGCCCCCAAAAAGGCTCAAGGAGCCTCAGAttgcaggaggaggtgggcaggtgctgggggacagggacaactTGGTACCAACTGGGTGGGAGATGCAGAGGGGTTCCTAAGCCAGGGTACCCAAAGAGGAGGTTCATTTTTGGACTCTGTGTACTTGGGTGAGGTCTGCCCACCCTCCAGTGGCTGGGGGTGTATCAGCAACTCTCTGTGTCTTCTTGGAGCATCTACGTCAGGGATTGTGGTATCACGGAGGTGCCACTCGAAACCAGGCACTTCTCCGACCCAAGCCTCTCCCCCAAGAGAGGATATATAGGCAGGGAATGCTGACTTTAAATAGCGAGGTGCTTATGTCCCGCTGCACACATTAATGAAATCATTAATGAAACCCTGGATCTGATTCATAGAagcacagaatggtttgggttggaagggactctcaaagatcatccagtccaaccctctgccatgggcagggacatcttccactggaccaggttgctcaaagccccgtccaacctggccttgaacgcttccagggatggggcatccacaacttctctgggcaacctggtccagtgcctcaccaccctcattgtaaaaagcttcttccttatgtccaaccTAAATCTACCcgctttcagtttaaaacccttGCCCCTcatcctgtcactacaggccctgctaaaaagtctctccgtctttcttacaagccccctGTAAGTACTGAAAGACCACAATAAGGTCTGCCCAGAGccgtctcttctccaggctgaacaaccccaactctctcagcctgtcctcacagcagaggtgttccagccctctgaccatcttcatggcctcctctggacccgctccaacagctccgtgtctgtcttgtgctgggaCCTGGGTCACTTTTcgctctcttttctctctcccctggtgcctggagcagcaGTCCCacaagcagcaggagcaaaaaTCAGCCTTGGTGTCACTGTCCCTTCAACCAGGAAACTCTACATCTGCTCGAAGAGGAAACCTGTTGCAAATGTCCAGCACGTACCAAGTGCGAATCCTGCGGCTGCGGTGATGTGCTGTGGCTCACGCTGCTGAGTTTTGCTGGTGAAGCAACCATGTGCTTGCAGTTCAATGGAGTAAGTTTGTCTTCAGCATGGCCACTCCACGCTTTGTGCTCCAAGCTTGTCTCTTGGATGTTTTAACTTTTAGGGGTTTCATCCCCTTGGACTCCTTGCGTGTGTGTTTAGGTGTTTGGCATCGCTCTGTAACCCCCAGGGACACGCCGAGCTTGTGAGTCCCATCTcaggagcagagctctgcccGGGGAGAAGTGCCACGATGCTTTCGGGGCATCCCCTGGGTACCAGTATCCCCCTGGTACCGGCATCTCCTGCCCAGGGAGAAGGGCCAGTGATGCTTTCAGGGTATCCCCTGGGTACCAGCATCCCCTGCCCAGGGACCGGGCTCAGTTCCCATGCCCTGTAGGTCTGGCTGACATCtgtgcacccatgggtgctgtgagATGCAATGGCAAAACGATgggaaattgtttttcttcccttttctagCATTTTCTGTGACCAGCTGAGGGCGTACCGAGACCGGCTAAAGGACAGCAGCCAGCGCAGGGAGTCCGGAGGATGAGCAGCATCCGTGCCCCCGGACCAGCAAGGGGCTGttcggtggggctgggggggggtgcCAGCTCaggctcccctcctgcctctgcacccCCCTCAGCGCAGGTCCCTACGAcgactgatttattttattaattaaggCTCCATGTCCTGGGGCCGTGGGACCATGCCCGAGGCTCAACTGGGAGAAAAAGGGGTactaagaaaaagagaatttttgcTCTCTCCTAAttgcagaggcaggagctcACAGCTCACCTGGCAAAGCGTAGCCGATGGGGGTAACATGCCCGGCCTTAGGGGAGCCCCAATATTCGGGCAGTGCTCTCCATGGGCTAAGGATGAACCTGCGGCTGAAGGGAATCACCCCGAAAGGAGCCGTCACCTCCTCgtcccagccagcagccacgGGCTCTGTTCTCCCTGACAGGGATAAAGTGGGGCTTGTCAGGCCCAAAATCCTGCCTAGCACAAGGGGTCCCCGCAAGCGGATCTGCCCCCCTGCCAGCCTGCCTTCCCACCCTGCCTCCTGCAGTGAAATACCGCACAGGGCGTTTTacccctttttccccttttttttccctttgctttttccttcccatccccGGACCAAAGTGCTGGGGGTCATGGCAGTCCCAGGAagggctgcccagccccgctcTCCCAGCGTGTGGCTGCAAGGGCTCCCGTGGGACAGTCAGCCCCGCCACGTTCCCCTCTTACTCTCAGCTCATTTACttacaagaaaagcaatttacttGCTGCCAGGGGCAAAGCAGCAGGATGGCCGTGCTGCCAGCGCTGGGCCCTTCCCACTGCAGCGATTTCTGTACTGGCTGGATGTTGGTGAGGGTGTGATGTCTGCTTGAGCCCCGGTAGACGAGGAGACAAGGCTGGAGCACGAGCTGCGCAGATGCCTCCCCGTGCGAGAGCCCTGTTAAAGTGCAACAGAAAGCCCCTACGATGGCCTCGATAGCCGTttggggcaggaagggaagcGTGTGTGCGATGCTTAGGGGTGACACCACCCGAGCGACCGGCCCCAGGTCCCCACAGggaccctccccagccccctccccacgccgGGGGAGACACTGGGCCCTTTGTGCCTGTGGTGAGATGTGGGGAACTGGGTTATGAAAGGAGCCAAAGTCActgctggggttttgtttctgcatgtgGGACCAGGTCCCCAGGACGGCGGCAAGGGCAAGCCTGCTAAATCCCCCCCAAAGCCTCCCAAATTAAAACCGGCGCGAACCCAACGACCTCCCAGATCTCGGCCGCTGACCTGGGCTGCCCCGGCTCAGCGGGGCAATAGGCTGCAGCCAGGTTCCTCTGCCCCTTATTAAAGGTTTCTCAGCAGAGGGGAGAAGAAGACCTTTATTTTCCCATCCGGTGGCCAGAAATGCTGAGTACGGGCCTTTCGGCCAGGACACCGAGTGCCCGGCGAGCTCCTTGCTCGCAAACAAGCAGCCGCCTCCGGCCACGAGGCCAAAGGTAAATGAGCTGCTCCTCCGGCAAAGGGGATCCCGGGACGGGGAAAGGTCTGGTGGTGCCCACACttcccacccagggaccccaatCCCATGGGCAGAGCCCCCTGAGATGCCCATGGAGACACCCGAGCCATGCGTTCCCCCCCATCCCAGGCATCCCCCATATGAACTCCAGGCCATGCGCATGGCTCGGGTGTCTCCTAGACACACGACCAGCCGCCCCAGAGCCTCCCGCCTCTCTATGCGACAAGTCAGGAGCTTTGCAGAGTCTTCTCAGGGCTGTGGCTTGGATTTGGTGGACGTTCACCGAGCCCGAGAGGGTTAGAACAACAAACATCTTTCTGCTGAGCTGGCACAGTTCTCACCCACTCTTCTCCCCGAGACTGAACGCTTGCTCGCGCACCCTCCTGCCTGTAACTCTTCGCACTCCTCACTCTCAgcctgctgagctgcttttaTTCTTCATCCCTCTATGCTGTCCCCTGGTTTTGGTGGCCTTAGCGTTAAGCAAGGAGAAGGACCAGCTCCAGGCTAGCCATGTCCTCTGGAGCAGCCATTTAATGTGTAACAAGGGACTCGTTGGTCCAGCGAGGAGAGATGACAGATTAACCCAGTTTAGAGCCAAAGAGCAGCAGGTTTGCTGGTAAACTGTCCTGTTCCTGCGAGCTTGAAATGCCTTTAATGAGTTATTATTTAGTCTGCTATGGAGGTTAATGGGGGGACATTGCAGAAATGATCTGTGATTAATTAAACCATCTTTATCTGGCATGGGCAGAGCAGCTGGACTCACTGGGCTGGGCGCTAAGCTGGGACCGGTGCCGGATCCCTGGCTTCGGCATCGCTCCCGGCACTGCCCAGCACCCTCCGGCTTCACTGGTGGTCCAACCGGGCCCTGCAGACCAACGGCCACCTCCATCCTGGTGGGAAAGAGCTGCCAGAAATAGGaggttttccctgtttttttatGCAGCACCCCAAAGCCAGACTTTGTCCCGTTTGCCGTTGACCCACGTGGGATGCAGCCGAGTGCATTTCAAGCCTCCTTCCCCGAATATTGAGTGCCGAGCTGCTCCCGTGGCTCCCCTGGGATTTGGGGACACCAGCCGCTCCCAACACCGCGTGCTCCCTGTCCCCTTtccttcagcagagctgctggttCAGATCAGCGcatccatcctcctcctccacggCCCGTCCTGCACCACCTCTGCTGCGCATCATCCTCCACCCGGCCTTGAAACCCTCCTGTGCCGACGCCTCAGCCCTTCCCCGAGCACTGAATCATCCCGGCGGATCCTGGTCCTTCCCGTTAGGATGCTGGGGAACTCTGGCAGACGCTCAGCACCGGGGTTTAGACCAGAAAGGACGAGCAAGTCGTGCTGCGCCCATCGCTCGCAGCACCCCATCCCATGCAGGATCCCATGGGAAGCCGAGAGCAGCTCCTTCCTTAGGATCTCGCAGCACCCAGCCGGCAGCGTGGCCTCACCCTGCCCGTGCCACCGCCGGCAAAGCTGCCGCCGAGGCACCGCGGCGAGGCCGGGAGCCGCATTCACATTCCTGCCGCGAGCACACTTGTCAGCCGAGCTGTCAGCCGCTCCCGTAATAGGGCCACGGCGGTCACTCGTGTTGGGAGTAAACACAGCCGAATCTGAGAAAACAAGAGCAGAGCCGAGCCCGGGTGCTTCCAGCGAGGCTGCAAAGTATCAGCGCACTCGGGGGGGAGATGCCCAgcctcccccctgcctccccatcaccccccgCCGTGAACCCCAAAAAGCCCCCAGGAAGGATGCTCTGTGGCGGCGCGGTCCCCGGCAtcgcagggggacggggacacggccGGCTGCTCCCAGAAGGAAACACCGGGGAACTGGGAgtaaaaaataagttgtttgGTGGTATCGGAGCTGGCACATGGGATAGTTGGGGACAGCCCTGGCCTCGAGCTGCTTGGGGACACAAGGCAGTGGAGCCGCAGGTTGGTGATTTCTAGCAGAAACCCACCCCCAGCTTTGGCTGGaggaaaagcactttttaattttattttgttttctttttaaactaaaaaaaaggcattttgcacGTGCCAGAGCTGCCCTGAGCCCGGGGGAACCCCTTTAGAGAGAGGGTCCAGCCTCCTTGCCACCCTCCAGCCAGCATCCCCCCCGGGTGCCCTCCACCCCCGGGcacctcctgccacctccaGCCATGTCACCAGCGCTGGAGGGGACACCTCGCCCGGGTGGGACAGACCCAGGCTCTGCGCTGGCCCCTGACGCGCAGCACAGGGCTGTCAGGGGGTGTTTGTGCGGGGGCCGGGGAGCTCGTTGGGGctgcagtgaggaggaggaggaggagcagccccGGGAATAATTAGCGCTGGCTTATTCGTTTTGCGCTATTCCTCCAACTCCTAAACCCTCCCCGCAACAAAGAGGCGGCCGGCCTGAAAAGCCGAGGATTTAGGACAAAGAAGGGGCCGGGAGCGGAGCAGGGTGGCCGAGGGCACGATGCCCCTTCGGGGGATGCAGCCCGCGCTGCCCCATGCCCGGCCGGCGGCGATGCCCTCGGTCGGGCCGCGCGCTCCAGCCCTAACTCTTCAATCTCAGGGGTTgcttctttccccccctccagcccagcagcttCCCAGTGCCCGGCGCCGTTTCTTCACATCCAGAAACcctaaaaagctgaaaacaccacaaaatattttctcttggcggggaggggagagggcgGCTATTATCCTCATCCAAACCAAACCCGAAATGTTGGGGTCCAAAGGGTGTCGCTCCGCCTTTGAAATCTCCCGCGGCCTTTCTTCCCATTAAAACATCTCCCGGCTCAGCTCAGAAGtttcttccccaccccacccccctttttttttttaatttaataataaagcaTCTCAGATCTCTGAGTTACAACTCATCTCACACCTTAGCGAGATTGCGTTTTGCACAAgcctttcagctgttttctcaATCTCTCCTCTGTCTCATTCTCAATTCAGGCAGTTGCTATAGGTATGTTTTAATCCCCAGCATGGTAGATTTTAATTAGTCTTTGTACAGATGGCCAATTAACATTCATTACTTTTGCCTTGAGCGATTAATTATGAGTTTGGATAGAATGGGAGatggagacagaggaaagatGGGCAGGTGaataaaaaaagggattttaatcagagtttgggattttttttttctccttcttatttatatatatacacacacacacgcagaaagaggagggaagagaaaagcagcaacacGGTGCGAGTTATGCTCCCGCTGAACCGCTTCCAGTCCCGAGGCCACGGGGATGGGCTCCGATGGGGGGACAAAGATCCAACACCTCCAGCCGGCGATACTGCGGGGCTCGGGGGCTGCCGTCCAGCCAAGCCCCATCTCAgggatggggaaactgaggcagggagcgCCGGGGAGGCATGCGGCTCCCCGGGCACAGCCAGGCGCCTGGGCTGGAAATCAGTACACCAGGCCGGATTCGGATGCCTGGGCATCACGGTTCTGGGGTTGTAACTGGGTGGTGGGGACGGCCAAGGGAGCGGTGACACGCTGCCACCTTCTCCTGGGTGAACCCGTGTAGTGGTGTGCGGGGCCCGTAATTCTCCCCGTGCAACACCCGTTGACACGTCGCTAATTCTTCCTAATTGATTTTTCACACTGGCGGGAGGGAGACGGTGACATCCAACAACAGAGCCCTGATGTCGCGGCTTTCTCCTCCGTGAAAGGGGCCGGCATCCTCCCCCCGGGGCCGACATACTTCTCCCCGGCCCGGGTAGCCATGGTGAGACGTTGCCCAAATCCTTTCACCGCCGTGCCGCCTTGCCGCTGGAGGCTGGCGATGCTCCGCGCTCCCTGTGCCAGCCCGCTCACGGCAGCTATTTTCAGGCACGCAGGCAAGCCggcaggaaaaattaaaatagcaaaagcCCCCGGGGCCATATCCTGCCCCGGTTCCTTGGCAGAGCGGGATGCATCCACATTTCGTGCCGTCCCAGCACGCGTGAACCGGCAGCGGGTTCTGGATTCGGGGTTTCTGGGTTATTTTGGCGGCAGGCGAGGAGCGCGCGTGGTGCGGAGCGAGCAGGTGAAGCTggtggggagatggggaagggcctgatcctgctcgCTTCTGGGGACCCTCCCTCGACAGCAGGCAGGCACAGAAAAGGGGAGTAGCGTAAGGATGCTGCGCGGCAGAATCCGTCCCGCAGGACTTGGAGGGCTCCTCATGGCGCCGCTGGCTGGGATTTTACACCCGTTCTGTTGAAATCTGgggatttcttttttagtgTGTTTTACATTTTGGCCCCAAACCTCTCGAGCTTGGCGTTTCTCCGCAGCACAACAACTTTTCTGAAATCAGCCACTTAGGCAGTGGAGGGGGGTCCGGATCCCTCCCTGCATGGCAGGGATGCGGCCGCTGCGCCCCATACCCGTGGCGTGGCTGGAGGATGTGCCGCCTGTGTCCCGGTGTGGTCCCCAGGTGGATGTGCCGCCTGCATCCCGGTGTGGTCCCCAGGTGGATGTGCCACCTGCATCCCAGCGTGGTCCCCGGGTGGATGTGCCACCTGCATCCCAGCGTGGTCCCCGGGTGGATGTGCCACCTGCACTCCGGCGTGGTCCCTGGGTGCGTGCCCACCCCAGGCAGCACAGGTAGCTGAGCCCATGGGGATTCACTCCCAACGGTGCTTGAGCACTGGCTCAGCTCATCCCACTTGTAAGCTGGTGACACTGCACGGAGCTCCGGGGAACGGGTGGGTGCCCCGGAGCATCAAAACGATGCTGGGCCGCCACCCCAAGGGACTTCCCCTCCTGCAGACACCTCCATCCCCACACTTGTGAGCTGGATCCGGCCTCTGCGACCTGCAGGGACGAGCGTGGCCTCAGCCAGACCATCCCCACCAGCAAACCCCCaattttgcagggtttttttgcaggtgAAACACAGATGGGATGTACGGGAGCCAACAGTC includes these proteins:
- the SPR gene encoding sepiapterin reductase, producing MEPGPGPGPGPGPGRWGPAACVLTGASRGFGRSLARLLAPRLGEGSLLVLLARSAAPLAELAAELRAGGSGLRVECLAADLGCEQGLRRAAAALREVLPAAPPGRLLLVNNAGSLGDVSKSFLDLTNPDEINSYFAFNVTSALCLTSTALQAFGKRPGSSRTVVNISSLCAVKPFKNWALYCSGKASRDMMFQVLALEEPDVRVLNYAPGPLDTDMQLLARTKTGDPVMRQYFQSLQESGQLIDCTVSAQKLVTLLEEDTFCSGAHVDFYDI